In the Flavisolibacter tropicus genome, one interval contains:
- a CDS encoding exostosin domain-containing protein, with amino-acid sequence MKLFFVNRTLSTISDGEAKILQDIKGEILAKDYIEEVIYPEVADAIIIQEDSSTYKGFRYIKELESDPITFAYPEKVFTINTDDSATGLLRGLYTGLPRSRFNPRIYKSVPYMYFPNELAFSQATDDFTPTFLASWRGNAKSNSIRKRMIDLLIDDDRFCIQMTDSWLNHKEDEKLRYVDLIRSSKFSLCPAGWAPVSFRIYESMALGRCPVIIADNFVPPKGPKWRDFALFYQERKISGLSSYLLKNEHLAFNLGYKALEAWNNYFGAAVIKQYYANALVSLIKLAPKTTRETEIKRWRSFKLQWDNKWTISQRALNRLNKIVGKYKHPFRKEHP; translated from the coding sequence ATGAAATTATTTTTTGTAAATAGAACGTTGTCAACAATTTCAGACGGCGAAGCAAAAATATTGCAAGACATAAAGGGTGAAATTCTAGCTAAAGACTATATTGAAGAAGTAATTTATCCAGAGGTTGCAGATGCTATTATTATTCAGGAAGACAGTAGCACGTATAAAGGTTTTCGTTATATTAAAGAACTTGAGTCGGATCCAATAACTTTTGCATATCCAGAGAAAGTTTTTACCATTAATACAGACGATAGTGCAACGGGATTGTTGAGAGGGTTATATACTGGACTGCCGAGAAGTAGATTCAATCCTAGAATTTATAAATCTGTTCCTTACATGTATTTTCCAAATGAGTTGGCATTTAGTCAAGCTACTGATGATTTTACTCCTACTTTTCTGGCTAGCTGGAGGGGAAATGCAAAATCGAATAGTATAAGAAAGAGAATGATTGATCTTTTAATAGATGATGATAGGTTTTGCATACAAATGACAGATAGCTGGCTTAATCATAAAGAGGATGAGAAATTAAGATATGTTGACCTCATTCGTTCTTCAAAATTTTCTCTATGTCCTGCTGGGTGGGCCCCAGTTAGTTTTAGAATCTATGAAAGCATGGCATTAGGCAGATGTCCGGTTATAATTGCTGATAATTTTGTACCACCTAAAGGACCAAAATGGCGCGATTTTGCACTCTTTTATCAGGAAAGAAAGATTTCGGGTTTGTCATCCTACCTTCTTAAGAATGAGCACTTGGCATTTAACCTAGGTTATAAAGCATTAGAAGCATGGAATAACTATTTTGGCGCTGCTGTTATTAAACAATATTATGCAAATGCATTAGTGTCTCTTATAAAATTAGCTCCTAAAACAACACGAGAAACTGAAATCAAAAGATGGAGGTCATTTAAGCTACAGTGGGACAATAAGTGGACCATATCTCAAAGGGCTTTGAATAGGTTGAATAAAATAGTAGGAAAGTATAAACACCCCTTTAGAAAGGAGCATCCTTAA